One genomic region from Vibrio sp. STUT-A11 encodes:
- a CDS encoding DOPA 4,5-dioxygenase family protein: MYRAHVYFPLRQQDKAQALNEIIRQERQDVLRVCPLVGRLQGPHKMPMFEIHLESLSEEFIAWLDVIRGDFSVLIRPVSERELLDYTENAIWLGRELGVFEEKLD, translated from the coding sequence ATGTATCGCGCCCACGTTTATTTTCCATTGCGACAGCAAGACAAAGCTCAAGCATTAAATGAGATCATTCGCCAAGAGCGACAGGATGTATTGCGAGTGTGTCCTTTGGTCGGACGATTACAAGGCCCTCATAAAATGCCGATGTTTGAGATACATCTGGAATCGCTAAGTGAAGAGTTTATCGCCTGGCTCGATGTTATTCGGGGGGATTTCTCGGTACTGATCCGTCCCGTAAGTGAGCGAGAATTACTCGATTATACGGAGAACGCGATTTGGCTTGGCCGAGAATTAGGTGTTTTTGAAGAAAAGTTGGACTAA
- a CDS encoding dihydrolipoamide acetyltransferase family protein, whose protein sequence is MKTFNLPDLGEGLAESEIVKWHVNVGDMVELDQVILTVETAKATVDVPAPYSGRVVSRHGEEGEIINIGALLLEIDETGAEQNASVDKKQTADAATVVGSVSHQSHNVNVDDFWIGGSHNTSQDKLITALPSARLLAKKLGVDLKAVSGSGPNGLIMDSDIYDEAGKQRPGTEVLKGARRTMVSAMAESHKNVAAVTITEEALLENWKPDEDISIRLVQAIVHACQEEPALNAWFDEETMTRCVHTTVNLGVAVDSRHGLYVPVLRHADEYESKDLRRWLDQTVEGIRDRKINREDLQHATITLSNFGAIGGIFATPVVSPPQVAIVGAGRIVDRVVIRDGKAVAVKAMPLSITFDHRACTGGEAARFTKVLAEHLQRPSTQ, encoded by the coding sequence ATGAAGACGTTTAACTTACCCGATCTCGGCGAAGGCCTCGCTGAGTCGGAGATTGTAAAATGGCACGTTAATGTCGGCGACATGGTCGAATTGGATCAAGTGATCCTAACAGTCGAAACTGCCAAAGCAACGGTTGATGTACCTGCTCCATATTCCGGTAGAGTGGTCAGCCGCCATGGTGAAGAAGGCGAAATCATTAACATTGGCGCTTTATTGCTAGAAATAGACGAAACAGGTGCAGAGCAAAATGCATCCGTGGATAAAAAACAGACAGCAGACGCCGCCACGGTCGTTGGTAGCGTATCTCATCAATCTCACAATGTTAATGTAGATGATTTTTGGATTGGAGGCAGCCATAACACTTCACAAGATAAGCTCATCACTGCACTTCCGTCTGCTCGCTTGTTAGCTAAAAAACTTGGCGTAGATTTGAAGGCGGTTTCTGGTAGCGGGCCAAATGGTCTGATAATGGACTCCGATATCTACGATGAAGCAGGCAAACAACGCCCGGGTACCGAAGTGCTAAAAGGGGCACGTCGAACTATGGTGTCAGCGATGGCAGAGTCACACAAAAACGTAGCGGCTGTGACCATCACAGAAGAAGCACTGTTGGAAAACTGGAAACCGGACGAAGACATCAGTATTCGACTGGTTCAGGCTATCGTTCATGCTTGTCAGGAAGAACCCGCCCTAAATGCATGGTTCGACGAAGAAACCATGACACGTTGTGTGCATACAACTGTCAACCTTGGTGTCGCAGTAGACAGTCGCCATGGGCTTTATGTACCGGTACTGCGCCATGCCGATGAGTATGAATCAAAAGACCTTCGTCGCTGGCTAGACCAAACTGTAGAAGGCATTCGCGATAGGAAAATAAATCGCGAAGATTTGCAACACGCAACGATCACGTTGTCTAACTTTGGCGCAATAGGCGGCATCTTTGCGACGCCAGTTGTTTCTCCGCCTCAAGTCGCGATTGTTGGTGCTGGCCGCATTGTAGACCGTGTGGTTATAAGAGACGGCAAAGCAGTCGCCGTAAAAGCAATGCCATTATCGATCACGTTTGATCACCGAGCTTGTACTGGTGGCGAAGCAGCAAGGTTTACCAAAGTGCTCGCGGAGCATTTACAAAGACCAAGTACCCAATAA
- the yegD gene encoding molecular chaperone: MFIGFDYGTANCSVAKMESGEPVLLKLEESNYFIPSTLAAPTRESVSEHLFRHRDIKPFDQVGEQVLRRAINLNREESIDLEPEDIDFGQAALNRYLEDPRDIYYVKSPKSFLGASGLRDVQLAFFEDLVCAMMDNIKSQAENDAQESITDAVIGRPINFHGRGGEKANVQAEGILLKAAKRAGFNNVEFQFEPVAAGLEYEATLTEDKTILVVDIGGGTTDCSLIQMGPSWSGKADRTASLLAHSGQRVGGNDLDIAIAFKQLMFPFGMESKMESGIVMPTTQFWNPIAINNVEAQNDFYSRENLGSLKLLHKQAQEPEKLKRLLEVYHESLGYNIVRRAEEAKVALSDAASYRAGINLLSELIEVDVKRDEMIESIQSPKNKMTALVTEAVEQAGVKPDAIFMTGGSARSPILRDAVQSVLPNIPVVSGNYFGSVTAGLARWADVCFK, encoded by the coding sequence ATGTTTATCGGCTTTGACTACGGCACTGCAAACTGTTCAGTTGCAAAAATGGAATCAGGCGAACCAGTATTGCTCAAGCTTGAAGAGAGTAACTACTTCATCCCTTCCACGCTTGCCGCTCCTACTCGAGAGTCGGTCTCTGAGCATCTATTTCGACATCGAGATATTAAACCGTTCGATCAGGTTGGAGAACAAGTACTCCGCCGCGCAATCAACTTAAATCGTGAAGAGAGCATTGATCTGGAACCGGAAGATATCGATTTTGGCCAAGCGGCACTGAATCGCTATTTAGAAGATCCTCGTGACATTTACTATGTTAAATCGCCAAAGTCATTCTTAGGTGCATCCGGTCTGCGTGACGTGCAACTTGCCTTCTTTGAAGATTTGGTTTGCGCCATGATGGATAACATTAAGTCACAGGCAGAAAATGACGCACAAGAATCCATTACCGATGCTGTTATCGGGCGTCCAATCAACTTCCACGGACGCGGCGGAGAAAAAGCCAATGTTCAGGCGGAAGGCATCCTATTAAAGGCTGCTAAGCGTGCTGGATTTAACAATGTGGAATTTCAGTTTGAGCCTGTCGCAGCTGGTTTAGAATACGAAGCCACACTTACCGAAGACAAGACGATCTTAGTTGTCGATATCGGTGGTGGTACCACTGACTGTTCACTGATTCAAATGGGGCCATCATGGTCAGGTAAAGCGGACAGAACCGCGAGTTTGCTTGCACACAGTGGTCAGCGTGTCGGCGGTAATGATTTGGATATTGCGATTGCGTTTAAGCAACTGATGTTCCCGTTTGGCATGGAAAGTAAAATGGAATCGGGTATCGTGATGCCAACAACCCAGTTCTGGAATCCAATCGCGATTAACAACGTGGAAGCGCAGAATGACTTCTATTCACGTGAAAATCTCGGCTCGTTAAAACTGCTCCATAAACAGGCTCAGGAACCCGAAAAGCTCAAGAGACTACTTGAGGTGTACCATGAATCTTTAGGCTATAACATTGTTCGTCGTGCCGAAGAGGCTAAAGTGGCGCTCTCTGATGCGGCTTCTTACCGTGCAGGCATTAACTTGTTATCTGAGCTTATTGAAGTGGATGTGAAGCGTGATGAAATGATCGAATCTATTCAATCCCCTAAAAACAAGATGACGGCGTTAGTCACAGAAGCGGTCGAGCAAGCAGGGGTGAAACCAGACGCGATCTTTATGACGGGTGGTTCAGCGCGTTCACCTATTTTACGCGACGCGGTGCAGTCAGTACTGCCTAATATTCCGGTTGTGAGTGGTAATTACTTTGGTTCGGTCACCGCTGGCTTGGCTCGTTGGGCTGACGTGTGCTTTAAGTAG
- the ltrA gene encoding group II intron reverse transcriptase/maturase, whose translation MMISNEISASSDSAQWQSINWKTVEARVLKLQMRIAKATREGKHSKAKALQWILTHSRSAKLLAVKRVSQNKGSKTPGIDGVIWNTDTRRMKAVNQLSRKAYQAKPLKRIYIPKKNGKLRPLGIPCMVDRAQQALHLLALEPVSETLADPNSYGFRPNRSTADAIAQCFKCLALKKSAQWVLEGDIKACFDKIGHQWLMNNIAVDKRMLEQWLKSGFMDKGLFYRTDEGTPQGGVISPTLMLVTLAGLEQQIKSAALKKGARANFIGYADDFVVTCASKEVLENDIKPLIAEFLAERGLTLSEEKTHITHINEGFDFLGFNHRKYKGKLLIKPSKPNTLMFLSNLRELIKKHVTLPVNDLIKLINPKLRGWSNYYRHCVAKQVFGYVGHKLFHTLWHWAKRRHPTKSKTWIALKYFINRKGQWQFHGWQKIMDMDCQFNLFQIAKVPIERHVKIRSAATPFDPQYRDYLAKRKSKRQARNSWHVPALTAL comes from the coding sequence ATGATGATTTCAAACGAGATTAGTGCATCTTCTGATAGTGCTCAATGGCAATCCATAAACTGGAAAACTGTGGAAGCGCGTGTATTAAAGCTTCAGATGCGTATTGCAAAGGCAACAAGAGAAGGTAAACACAGCAAAGCGAAAGCGTTGCAATGGATACTGACTCACTCGCGTTCGGCAAAACTTCTTGCTGTTAAGCGAGTATCACAAAACAAAGGCAGTAAAACGCCTGGAATAGACGGCGTCATCTGGAACACAGATACGCGCCGTATGAAAGCTGTCAATCAATTGAGCAGAAAAGCTTATCAAGCCAAACCGCTCAAGCGTATCTACATCCCCAAGAAAAACGGCAAACTCAGACCACTGGGTATCCCGTGCATGGTCGATAGAGCGCAGCAAGCGCTTCATCTCCTTGCACTCGAGCCAGTATCAGAAACACTTGCCGACCCTAACAGCTATGGATTCAGACCAAACCGCAGCACTGCCGATGCAATCGCACAGTGCTTCAAGTGTCTGGCACTAAAGAAGTCAGCTCAGTGGGTACTTGAGGGAGATATCAAAGCCTGTTTCGACAAGATCGGGCATCAATGGCTTATGAATAACATTGCCGTAGATAAACGTATGTTAGAACAATGGCTAAAATCTGGCTTTATGGACAAAGGGTTGTTTTATCGCACTGACGAGGGGACACCTCAAGGCGGGGTCATATCCCCAACCTTGATGCTGGTGACTCTTGCAGGGCTTGAGCAGCAAATAAAGTCTGCCGCACTCAAAAAGGGTGCAAGAGCCAACTTTATTGGATACGCCGACGATTTCGTCGTCACCTGTGCTTCAAAGGAAGTGCTGGAGAACGATATCAAACCGTTGATTGCCGAGTTCTTAGCAGAAAGAGGCTTAACACTATCCGAAGAGAAAACGCATATTACCCACATCAACGAAGGCTTTGATTTCCTAGGTTTCAATCATAGGAAGTACAAAGGGAAATTGCTCATTAAACCGAGTAAACCCAATACGTTAATGTTCTTAAGTAATCTGCGTGAACTCATCAAAAAGCACGTTACCCTACCTGTGAATGATCTTATCAAACTGATAAATCCAAAACTCAGGGGATGGTCGAATTACTATCGACACTGCGTGGCTAAACAGGTATTCGGATACGTAGGTCACAAGCTATTCCATACATTATGGCACTGGGCTAAAAGACGTCATCCAACAAAGTCTAAAACTTGGATCGCCTTAAAATACTTCATCAACCGAAAAGGCCAGTGGCAGTTTCACGGTTGGCAGAAGATTATGGATATGGATTGCCAATTCAATCTCTTCCAAATAGCCAAAGTGCCTATAGAGAGACACGTGAAAATCCGAAGTGCGGCAACACCATTTGACCCTCAATACCGAGATTACTTGGCAAAGAGAAAGTCCAAAAGGCAAGCTCGCAACTCTTGGCACGTTCCTGCTCTAACTGCTTTATAA
- a CDS encoding alpha-ketoacid dehydrogenase subunit beta, protein MAELTLVEAVNLALHHEMEQDPNVVVLGEDVGENGGVFRATVDLKHKFGLKRVIDTPLAEALIGGVAVGMATQGLRPVAEFQFQGFVFPAMEHLMCHAARMRNRTRGRLTCPAVFRAPFGGGIHAPEHHSESVEALFAHTPGLKVVVPSSPQRAYGLLLAAIRSNDPVMFFEPKRIYRTVKSEVVDNGEALPLDTCFTLRKGRDITLVTWGACVVESLQAAQTLSKQGIEVEVLDLASIKPIDIATIFSSLEKTGRLLVVHEASKTCGVGSELLARTAEHAMCLLKAPPKRVTGMDTIMPYYRNEDYFMLQEEDIVNAARGLMEDWK, encoded by the coding sequence ATGGCTGAATTGACTTTAGTTGAAGCAGTAAACCTCGCGCTGCATCATGAAATGGAACAAGACCCAAACGTGGTCGTACTTGGCGAGGACGTGGGTGAAAACGGTGGTGTATTCCGAGCCACGGTCGATCTCAAACACAAATTCGGTTTGAAGCGAGTCATCGACACACCATTAGCCGAAGCCTTGATTGGTGGCGTTGCAGTCGGCATGGCAACACAAGGGTTGCGCCCGGTCGCAGAGTTTCAATTCCAGGGATTTGTTTTCCCGGCTATGGAACATTTAATGTGCCATGCCGCGCGCATGCGAAACCGAACTCGTGGTCGACTCACCTGTCCGGCGGTATTTCGTGCCCCATTTGGTGGCGGTATCCACGCGCCAGAACATCACTCAGAAAGTGTCGAAGCCCTTTTCGCCCATACACCAGGGCTAAAAGTCGTCGTCCCATCATCCCCACAACGCGCCTACGGCTTATTACTTGCTGCGATTCGCAGTAATGATCCGGTTATGTTCTTTGAACCAAAAAGAATCTACCGTACCGTCAAATCTGAAGTAGTCGATAATGGTGAAGCATTACCTCTGGACACTTGTTTTACGTTACGCAAAGGTCGAGACATCACCTTAGTCACCTGGGGCGCTTGTGTAGTTGAGTCATTACAAGCGGCGCAAACCTTGTCAAAACAGGGCATCGAAGTAGAAGTACTGGATTTAGCCAGCATCAAACCGATTGATATCGCGACCATCTTCAGCTCGTTAGAAAAAACCGGACGCCTGCTCGTGGTTCACGAAGCGAGTAAAACGTGCGGTGTCGGCTCTGAGCTTTTAGCTCGTACCGCTGAACACGCGATGTGCTTATTAAAAGCGCCACCGAAACGAGTGACCGGAATGGATACCATCATGCCTTACTATCGTAACGAAGACTATTTTATGCTTCAGGAAGAAGACATTGTGAACGCAGCGCGCGGGCTCATGGAGGATTGGAAATGA
- a CDS encoding SRPBCC family protein — MLSYLVSRNIEIEKSQKEIIDYLKDFKNWPEWSPWVILEPSCELNFRGEQGHVGAAYEWNGQRIGSGSIVLESTQEHRLDMELHFFRPMQSHGKVTLIVTPSQDACLVEWELHSSTRWNRFFLKSLFKSMLEKDFDRGLKMLKSQLETGQVLSELIEIANRKQPTIYYVGIPGSGTIAELGATMSEHSHRLKEMTTAEKIPVNGAMFCYYLSMDMKQGQFEFITCLPVDNPITVPEGFVAGTIPECETFVVEHRGEYQLLGNAWAMAMNLTRHSGIKVKSKPLGIERYLNSSTETEQAGLRTEVILFTR, encoded by the coding sequence ATGCTTTCATATTTGGTCAGCAGAAATATTGAAATCGAAAAGTCTCAAAAAGAAATTATTGACTACCTCAAGGATTTTAAGAACTGGCCTGAATGGTCACCTTGGGTCATTCTCGAGCCGAGCTGTGAACTTAATTTCCGTGGCGAGCAAGGACATGTCGGGGCGGCCTACGAATGGAATGGTCAGCGCATCGGTTCTGGCTCGATTGTGCTAGAGAGCACCCAGGAGCACCGTTTAGATATGGAATTGCACTTTTTCCGACCGATGCAAAGTCACGGCAAAGTAACACTTATAGTGACGCCGTCACAAGATGCTTGCTTGGTGGAGTGGGAGTTACATTCATCTACTCGGTGGAACCGATTTTTTCTCAAAAGTTTATTTAAATCGATGCTTGAGAAGGATTTCGATCGTGGCCTAAAAATGCTCAAAAGCCAATTAGAAACCGGGCAAGTACTGTCAGAACTCATCGAGATAGCCAACCGAAAACAGCCAACCATTTATTATGTTGGTATACCGGGTTCCGGAACGATCGCCGAGTTGGGAGCCACAATGAGCGAGCATAGTCACCGATTAAAAGAAATGACAACAGCTGAAAAGATACCTGTGAATGGTGCGATGTTTTGTTACTACCTCTCAATGGATATGAAACAAGGTCAGTTTGAATTTATCACCTGTCTGCCGGTCGATAATCCCATTACTGTGCCAGAAGGGTTTGTCGCCGGGACAATACCTGAATGTGAGACATTTGTAGTGGAACATCGAGGAGAATATCAATTACTTGGTAATGCCTGGGCAATGGCAATGAATTTAACCCGTCATAGTGGGATTAAGGTGAAGAGTAAACCGCTTGGAATCGAGCGTTATTTAAATAGCTCAACAGAGACGGAGCAAGCGGGCTTAAGAACAGAAGTGATTCTTTTCACAAGGTGA
- a CDS encoding copper chaperone PCu(A)C — MLKQIKTLAITLVALVASPISLAHEYEAGKIHIDHPWSREAPPNAPVIGGFLQLNNHGDTEDSLIAAETPIAGRVELHNHIMQDSVMKMVKVSEISVPANGSVSLEPGSFHLMIFNPTKVLKEGDRFPVTLTFKHAGKVDVEVAVESKSHMEKHMSH, encoded by the coding sequence ATGCTTAAACAAATTAAAACCCTTGCTATTACACTTGTCGCTTTGGTGGCTAGCCCAATCAGCCTTGCTCATGAATATGAAGCGGGTAAGATCCATATTGATCACCCATGGAGCCGTGAAGCACCACCAAATGCACCTGTGATTGGCGGCTTCTTACAACTCAACAACCACGGTGATACTGAGGATTCATTGATTGCGGCAGAGACTCCTATCGCAGGACGCGTTGAACTGCATAATCACATTATGCAAGATAGTGTCATGAAGATGGTGAAGGTTAGTGAGATTAGCGTACCAGCAAACGGGAGTGTGTCACTGGAGCCAGGAAGTTTTCACCTGATGATATTTAACCCGACTAAGGTCCTGAAGGAAGGCGATCGTTTTCCGGTAACACTGACGTTTAAACATGCAGGAAAAGTGGACGTAGAGGTAGCCGTTGAAAGTAAAAGTCATATGGAAAAGCATATGAGCCATTAA
- a CDS encoding Preprotein translocase subunit SecY: MKYEQQIEFRYPKGRFAMVSVYAFTGAAILASTIFSLLLFLSIDENPMMQTLFGGLAIIFEAGKFYAWYEYGERRAHRNYPGAITALVFYSVLAAISIGGSIGGINSATNSAQSHISVEQAKVDAFNRQIEAIDKQIELNNIAAQKYIEMERIATGVTRIQEQNKTLREEQQKLAMERDSLPPVTQGSVIGLIDSLAKAFGTSSQHAQLGLVVFLSILLDFFAAFFVGLIGEEQRFRYFYRRYDGIRLERIRDIAPQPAGYLPHIQEEQEPVVQEEKFEEQKVPEEPKPLIEQVSDALRSHQITCTKKAVAKEFRLSAEEVDKVFETLAEQGLVGKKANHHYHWIGEKEAA; encoded by the coding sequence ATGAAATACGAACAACAGATCGAGTTTCGATACCCTAAAGGCCGGTTTGCCATGGTGAGTGTTTATGCATTTACCGGTGCGGCTATCTTGGCATCGACCATTTTTTCTCTTTTGCTGTTTTTGTCTATTGACGAAAACCCGATGATGCAGACCTTGTTTGGTGGTCTGGCAATCATTTTCGAAGCCGGTAAATTCTATGCCTGGTACGAGTATGGCGAGCGCCGAGCCCACAGAAACTATCCCGGTGCAATTACAGCCTTAGTTTTCTACTCAGTGCTTGCTGCGATCTCTATTGGCGGAAGTATTGGCGGGATAAATAGCGCTACCAATAGCGCACAAAGCCATATATCAGTTGAACAAGCAAAAGTAGACGCTTTCAACCGCCAGATTGAAGCTATCGACAAACAGATCGAGCTTAACAATATTGCTGCTCAGAAATATATCGAGATGGAACGTATTGCCACAGGTGTAACGAGAATCCAGGAGCAAAACAAAACACTGCGTGAAGAACAGCAGAAGTTGGCGATGGAGCGTGACAGCTTACCGCCAGTGACTCAAGGTTCAGTTATCGGGTTAATCGATAGTTTAGCGAAAGCGTTTGGTACCAGCTCTCAGCATGCACAACTTGGTTTGGTGGTGTTCTTATCTATTCTGCTCGACTTTTTTGCTGCGTTCTTTGTAGGCTTAATTGGTGAAGAACAACGTTTTCGTTACTTCTACCGTCGTTACGATGGGATTAGGCTAGAACGAATTCGAGATATCGCCCCCCAGCCTGCAGGTTATCTTCCTCATATTCAAGAAGAGCAAGAGCCAGTGGTGCAAGAAGAAAAATTTGAAGAACAAAAAGTACCAGAGGAGCCTAAACCTTTGATAGAGCAGGTGAGTGATGCGCTCCGATCGCATCAAATTACTTGTACTAAAAAAGCGGTGGCTAAGGAATTTAGGCTTTCTGCTGAAGAAGTAGACAAGGTATTTGAAACACTGGCAGAACAGGGGCTAGTAGGTAAGAAAGCGAATCACCATTACCATTGGATTGGTGAAAAAGAAGCGGCATAG
- the pdhA gene encoding pyruvate dehydrogenase (acetyl-transferring) E1 component subunit alpha, with amino-acid sequence MNVQALPMHRFIDHHGNLVGQLPNWADIETLVGFYRDMVLTRTYDNKAVALQRTGKLGTYPSHLGSEAIGIAVGRALKADDVFVPYYRDMPAMWCRGIGMEKNLQYWGGDERGSDFSPEGNPIPSRDLPFCVPIATQCTHAVGVASALKIQGNHEAALVMCGDGGTSKGDFLESINCAGAWNIPLVFVVNNNQWAISVPRSLQCAAEFLSEKAKGAGIPGITVDGNDVVAVFDATITALERARKGKGATLIEAVSYRLSDHTTADDATRYRNEDDVQTAWQFEPVSRLKSFLINQGAWNDEQEQQWLEECKQQVELAVKHYLAMPNQAPESGFDYLYESLPQELHTQRDELINKAMRMQGGKHG; translated from the coding sequence ATGAACGTTCAGGCATTACCCATGCATCGGTTTATCGACCATCATGGGAACCTCGTCGGCCAACTACCCAACTGGGCTGACATCGAAACGTTAGTCGGGTTTTACCGCGATATGGTATTAACTCGTACTTATGACAATAAAGCCGTTGCATTGCAACGCACCGGGAAATTAGGAACCTACCCTTCTCATCTTGGCTCTGAAGCTATTGGGATTGCCGTCGGTCGTGCGCTCAAAGCCGACGATGTGTTTGTACCTTACTATCGCGACATGCCTGCGATGTGGTGTCGTGGCATTGGTATGGAAAAGAACCTGCAATATTGGGGCGGTGATGAACGCGGTAGCGATTTCTCGCCAGAAGGTAATCCAATACCGAGTCGGGACCTACCGTTTTGTGTCCCGATCGCAACACAATGCACCCACGCGGTTGGTGTTGCGTCCGCATTGAAAATACAAGGCAACCACGAGGCCGCATTAGTTATGTGTGGCGATGGTGGTACTTCCAAAGGTGATTTCCTCGAATCGATTAACTGTGCGGGGGCCTGGAATATTCCGTTGGTCTTTGTGGTAAACAACAACCAGTGGGCGATTTCCGTACCCCGAAGTCTACAATGTGCTGCTGAATTTTTATCTGAAAAAGCAAAAGGCGCTGGCATTCCGGGCATCACGGTCGATGGTAATGACGTAGTCGCAGTCTTCGACGCCACTATAACCGCACTAGAAAGAGCACGTAAAGGTAAAGGCGCGACGTTAATCGAAGCGGTTAGTTATCGTTTGAGTGACCACACTACCGCCGATGATGCCACCCGCTACCGCAATGAAGATGATGTTCAGACTGCCTGGCAATTTGAGCCAGTCAGTCGACTCAAAAGCTTCTTGATCAATCAAGGGGCCTGGAATGATGAACAGGAGCAACAATGGCTCGAGGAGTGTAAACAACAAGTCGAATTAGCCGTTAAGCATTATCTTGCTATGCCTAATCAAGCACCAGAATCTGGGTTTGATTATCTTTATGAATCTCTTCCTCAAGAGCTCCACACACAAAGAGATGAGCTGATCAACAAAGCAATGCGAATGCAGGGAGGCAAACATGGCTGA
- a CDS encoding aromatic amino acid transport family protein, whose protein sequence is MKESQKTLGYSELNTTTWSKHDTHWVLSLFGTAVGAGILFLPINLGIGGFWPLVSMAILAFPMTFIAHRGLARFVLSSKIKNADFTDVVEEHFGAKAGRAISLLYFLSIFPILLIYGVGITNTVDSFMLNQAGMESLPRPMLSGVLVFGLIAIMMAGEKVMLRAFAVMVYPLVAILAFLSFYLMPNWTMPVLNAPEMGSFANTMWLAVPVVIFSFSHAAAISSFANVQRRHYSENADFKAEAILRRTSVMLIAFVLLFVFSCVLALSPEQLAEAKAQNVSVLSYLANATDNPFIATLGPLVAFVAITSSFLGHFLGARESLNGLITKNSSLTYRSADKVSVVVLFISIWIAAIMNPSILGMMEALSGPVIAMILFIMPMIAVYKVKSLQQYRGNLSTYFVLMTGVIAVSALLFS, encoded by the coding sequence GTGAAAGAGTCTCAAAAAACCTTAGGTTATAGTGAGTTAAACACAACAACTTGGTCAAAACATGATACACATTGGGTGCTTAGCCTCTTTGGCACTGCAGTAGGTGCTGGTATTTTATTCCTTCCAATCAACTTAGGTATTGGTGGCTTTTGGCCGCTAGTAAGTATGGCTATCCTCGCCTTTCCTATGACTTTTATAGCACACCGAGGATTAGCGCGATTTGTCTTATCTTCAAAGATTAAAAACGCCGACTTTACAGACGTGGTTGAAGAGCACTTTGGCGCGAAAGCGGGACGTGCGATTTCATTGCTGTATTTTCTGTCTATTTTTCCAATTCTACTGATCTATGGCGTAGGCATTACCAATACCGTTGATAGCTTTATGCTAAACCAGGCAGGCATGGAATCGCTACCTCGCCCTATGCTTTCAGGCGTTCTCGTATTTGGCTTGATTGCGATTATGATGGCTGGAGAGAAAGTAATGTTGCGTGCATTTGCGGTTATGGTTTACCCGTTAGTCGCTATCCTTGCTTTCCTATCATTCTATTTGATGCCCAACTGGACGATGCCAGTGTTAAACGCGCCAGAAATGGGGTCGTTTGCAAACACCATGTGGTTAGCCGTACCTGTGGTCATTTTCTCTTTTAGCCACGCAGCAGCCATATCAAGCTTCGCCAATGTACAACGCCGTCATTACAGTGAAAATGCGGATTTCAAAGCCGAAGCAATTTTGCGTCGCACCAGTGTCATGCTGATCGCATTCGTACTACTGTTTGTCTTTTCGTGCGTGTTAGCGCTCTCACCAGAGCAACTGGCTGAGGCCAAAGCACAAAACGTATCCGTGTTGTCTTATTTGGCCAATGCTACTGATAACCCATTTATCGCGACGCTGGGACCTTTAGTCGCGTTTGTTGCCATCACTTCCTCTTTCCTAGGTCATTTTTTGGGCGCAAGAGAAAGCCTGAATGGACTGATCACGAAAAATTCAAGCCTTACCTATCGCAGTGCGGATAAAGTGAGTGTTGTCGTGCTGTTTATCTCGATCTGGATTGCAGCAATCATGAACCCGAGTATTCTGGGTATGATGGAAGCGCTTTCAGGTCCAGTGATCGCTATGATCTTATTCATTATGCCGATGATCGCAGTGTATAAGGTTAAGTCTTTGCAGCAGTATCGTGGCAATCTATCCACTTACTTTGTGTTAATGACGGGCGTTATTGCGGTGAGTGCGTTACTTTTCAGCTAA